A single genomic interval of Apis cerana isolate GH-2021 linkage group LG2, AcerK_1.0, whole genome shotgun sequence harbors:
- the LOC107997543 gene encoding putative transcription factor capicua isoform X3 gives MLTAHSEMHEKRDPLGGGQYGAGGGGGGSSIEEKSIPEQPPPPPVPPQRDPSDPTISAKKLPKKRKYDLSELEEMDKSSNVTRTVNNMVNIRAPNMPLSQSGLVQQSTSATRQSPQQQESDCYQVSSAHSVVVLPPQSTAVDYSVREEPLRPRPRPVAIDLSEWRDHRVLALRDSYYYPGVIRNVVQGEIYIEFDGERKLMRYTDVLGAGRYDVIGDASPSVGQVTLDAKVCIKCPSNNHIDAAKVFVKGTVCKILSNPKRFVVKISREDDRNDSYVVTRADLRLVQPPWWDELEEGLEDCDSARVEGIEHGYRNSSEAPTAVPILQLHHTSHHTSHISTHSDTGGYYRTTGTSPLMTLGTSAHPATTALSNGSRPYDDLESEDDLDREDITFPSDADAKLSGSSKRSSMQSRGSTSSLVEQRSITPRSQAATPRSQAATPHRYKKGDVVATPSGVRKKFNGKQWRRLCSKEGCSKESQRRGYCSRHLSLKGSCLRGPTNTFPGGKMDGEETSRDSDTSPNYGDKRIAGRFDPDETEAANMLVSLGSSRSATPAFSSPTGQSSISPCINQSPVPPLGLNQNNVFMPISSPAHHATPLISPGAKWKHSPTQSTFLTQYQQQVIKPEPNRVVRSNRSAPTAPVPASIGTSVIRISPVSRGIPGSNLTSSWSEQSPPPRHPSVVTTIAQQQQGIILQHALTTNNGFPNHSEISEQNSQILKPSHSPHMPLSTSTPQNLTLLHKPLEQPVDYAQPQTQNQPIYVMQHQHEKKYLVIKNSMDVSAAGHITNQDDKYRPALMNHLGQLPATLHQTQCQPPQSPAVSSVHVDKLSVLQANKVATHVSTHMDMQRTQPPPTSVVMTTTEASNPPTPTSVFQHVIVQPGHLVQIPKTQSSREENSKNNGVLYGSHDVPPAYQSHPPSLLNNAGRNWKKAAFPWQTTVLDQSEVSPPPSALSPPLSAPPIPISMSTPGEDGSGPGPDPITPAEEEDDDVFETEPTTPAEVEANANKRRSQSLSALHSKEPQSPLKTKDRIRRPMNAFMIFSKRHRAVVHQRHPNQDNRTVSKILGEWWYALGPEEKQKYHDLASEVKEAHFKAHPDWKWCSKDRRKSSTTSFKGSESRGKLNSTGEETDMGPPADDVPLTPRATDEITVPVTTVYNEAPTIEVINQSHTHRIMEMPLPVENTESDLKQDEDGNASDEDQMVICEDPQPEIDLKCKDKLTDSDNDVQDEDTEKKCYMQSRFSPVTGQKREAINVKQEITCRPKPIKARIPSTGIETTTKYHHTSMDKGGSVSVLPSTYPYHSPVNPTGVSGFQPTGGAFITMPISPKVIKPEPVKNEQQYSTQYSMSNLVASIHENGRNIPKFTAAPVLHSQPLQSLGTILRPLTSAVPYQPSFTLTLLDNDLVAVSKPQQGSQYLGPTPPHSRMYCGFHIPISDAGNRNISSQALVSGNKMETQSVIVTKPYSVPTTSTTSTYRGIGHPIARLAEPEKNENQIGNNHAQFYVTNVKSDQERKDTVNILLSATNDKHKQPSTPHTPHTPLSNHGSTEIPTNKSYSMDETQPNDIGPSKGPFMLAPTPAQLGRAPLQRRQSMAMPPTSNAGDHGPLTSQHCDNRPQTNTSQATEQIQQQQNFSESHASPSPSTKKGSFFKKNVEDGMDRVLEQVNFQEKFSSLPEFKPEDIQSPSAISINTVGSSGHGSVVTSGLHPSNLQSSIQMQSYRKKSAQGPHRPTMNEDDIESDTSISATPKSTSSVKLTGNTFFGPDFNVDAYRTNTDLVDVDASSPRTPKTPGGGAGNSVGIGRSENERGHRKVLEQRRHLVMQLFQEHGYFPSTQATTTFQAKHSDIFPNKTSLQLKIREVRQKLKANSTPMSANSLVSPLPVSESSPNITGPLTAPPTSMGAPHSLPVSSSGS, from the exons ATGCTGACTGCTCACTCTGAGATGCACGAAAAACGGGATCCCCTTGGAGGCGGACAATATGGAGCAGGCGGGGGTGGTGGCGGCAGTTCGATTGAAGAGAAATCTATTCCGGAACAACCACCCCCGCCGCCGGTGCCTCCTCAGCGGGATCCGTCTGATCCAACGATCAGTGCTAAGAAACTTccaaagaaacgaaaatatgatttatcggAGCTTGAGGAAATGGATAAAAGCAGCAATGTAACAAGAACCGTAAATAATATGGTAAACATACGGGCACCGAATATGCCACTCAGTCAATCAGGTTTAGTTCAACAGTCAACTTCAGCAACTCGGCAATCTCCGCAACAACAAGAATCAGATTGTTATCAA gtATCCTCGGCACATTCAGTGGTAGTTTTACCACCTCAAAGTACAGCAGTGGATTATTCTGTTCGAGAGGAACCTTTACGTCCTCGTCCTCGGCCTGTTGCTATTGATCTCAGTGAGTGGCGCGACCACAGAGTGTTAGCTTTAAGggattcatattattatccaGGTGTTATTCGTAATGTTGTTCaaggagaaatttatattgagtTTGATGGAGAAAGAAAACTAATGCGTTATACTGACGTTTTGGGTGCGGGAAGGTACGATGTGATAGGTGATGCGAGCCCCTCGGTTGGGCAAGTGACTTTAGATGCAAAAGTTTGTATCAAGTGTCCATCAAACAATCATATTGATGCGGCTAAAGTGTTTGTAAAAGGGACAGTGTGCAAGATTTTATCAAATCCTAAGCGTTTTGTTGTTAAAATATCAAGGGAAGATGATCGAAATGATAGTTATGTTGTGACACGTGCGGATCTACGATTAGTGCAACCTCCTTGGTGGGATGAATTAGAGGAAGGACTAGAAGACTGTGATTCTGCAAGGGTCGAAGGAATTG AACATGGCTATCGAAATTCTTCAGAAGCTCCAACAGCAGTGCCAATTTTGCAACTTCATCACACTTCTCATCATACATCTCATATATCAACTCATAGTGATACAGGTGGTTATTATAGAACGACTGGTACTAGTCCTCTCATGACTTTAGGCACTTCTGCACATCCTGCCACTACAGCATTAAGTAATGGAAGTCGACCGTATGATGATTTAGAAAGTGAAGATGACTTAGATAGGGAAGATATTACATTCCCTTCAGATGCAG ATGCAAAATTGTCAGGGAGCAGTAAACGAAGCAGCATGCAAAGTCGAGGAAGTACCAGTAGTTTAGTTGAACAACGCAGTATAACTCCTCGTTCTCAAGCAGCCACGCCCAG atcTCAGGCGGCAACGCcacatagatataaaaaaggtGATGTAGTGGCTACACCAAGTGgagttagaaaaaaatttaatggtaAACAATGGCGTAGACTTTGTAGTAAAGAAGGATGTTCCAAAGAAAGTCAACGAAGAGGATATTGTTCTCGTCATCTTAGTTTGAAAGGATCTTGTCTTAGAGGTCCGACAAATACTTTTCCTGG tGGCAAAATGGATGGTGAAGAAACATCTAGAGATTCTGATACTTCTCCAAATTATGGAGATAAAAGAATTGCTGGTCGATTTGATCCAGATGAAACTGAAGCTGCTAATATGCTTg tttcttTAGGAAGTTCTAGATCGGCAACACCAGCTTTCTCTTCACCAACGGGACAATCTTCGATATCTCCTTGTATCAATCAATCTCCAGTTCCACCCTTGGGACTGAATCAAAACAATGTGTTTATGCCTATTTCAAGTCCTGCTCATCATGCTACTCCATTAATCTCGCCTGGTGCGAAATGGAAACATTCACCTACTCAATCTACTTTCCTTACTCAATATCAACAGCAAGTGATAAAACCTGAACCGAATCGAGTGGTTAGATCGAATCGTTCAGCTCCAACTGCCCCAGTTCCTGCTAGTATAGGAACAAGCGTGATAAGAATCTCTCCTGTAAGTCGTGGTATACCAGGATCCAATCTAACTTCATCATGGTCAGAACAAAGCCCACCGCCGCGGCATCCATCGGTTGTGACGACTATAGCTCAACAACAACAAGGCATCATTCTTCAACATGCACTTACAACGAATAATGGTTTTCCTAATCATTCTGAAATTTCAGAACAAAattcacaaatattaaaacCATCTCATTCACCTCATATGCCACTATCTACATCAACACCACAAAATTTGACTCTTCTACATAAGCCTTTGGAACAACCTGTTGATTATGCTCAACCACAAACGCAAAATCAGCCAATTTATGTGATGCAGCATCAACatgaaaaaaagtatcttgtgataaaaaatagtatgGACGTATCTGCAGCAGGCCATATAACTAATCAAGATGATAAATATAGACCAGCATTAATGAATCACTTAGGTCAACTTCCAGCAACATTACATCAAACGCAATGTCAGCCTCCGCAATCACCTGCTGTTTCATCCGTCCATGTCGACAAATTATCCGTTTTACAA gcAAATAAAGTGGCTACACATGTATCTACTCATATGGATATGCAAAGAACACAACCACCCCCTACGAGTGTTGTAATGACAACTACTGAAGCTTCAAATCCGCCTACTCCAACAAGTGTCTTCCAGCATGTAATTGTACAACCTGGGCATTTGGTACAGATTCCTAAAACGCAATCATCtagagaagaaaattctaaaaataatggaGTTCTGT aTGGTAGTCATGATGTTCCTCCTGCATACCAGTCCCATCCCCCATCATTATTGAATAATGCAGGTCGCAACTGGAAAAAAG caGCTTTTCCTTGGCAAACAACAGTTTTGGATCAATCAGAAGTGAGTCCTCCACCATCTGCATTGAGTCCACCATTAAGTGCACCTCCAATTCCAATTAGTATGAGTACACCTGGTGAAGATGGATCTGGACCAGGACCAGATCCAATAACTCCAgctgaagaagaagatgatgaTGTTTTTGAAACAGAACCCACAACTCCTGCAGAAGTCGAAGCTAATGCTAATAAGAGACGCAGTCAATCCCTTAGTGCATTGCATTCCAAGGAACCACAGAGTCCTCTTAAA ACTAAAGATAGAATACGCCGACCGATGAAtgcatttatgattttttctaAACGACATCGTGCAGTAGTACATCAAAGACATCCGAATCAAGATAATCGTACTGTATCTAAAATATTGGGGGAATGGTGGTATGCCTTAGGAccagaagaaaaacaaaaatatcatgatCTTGCATCAGAAGTGAAAGAAGCACATTTTAAAGCACATCCAGATTGGAAATGGTGTAGCAAAGATAGGCGAAAATCTTCAACGACAAGTTTTAAAGGTAGCGAATCTCgaggaaaattaaatagtacTGGAGAAGAAACGGATATGGGACCACCAGCAGATGATGTACCATTAACACCAAGAGCTACAGATGAAATTACTGTTCCCGTTACTACGGTATATAATGAAGCTCCTACGATTGag gttATTAATCAGTCACATACACATCGAATAATGGAAATGCCTTTACCAGTTGAAAATACAGAATCTGATTTAAAACAGGACGAAGATGGTAATGCGTCAGACGAAGATCAAATGGTAATCTGCGAAGATCCACAACctgaaatagatttaaaatgcaAAGATAAATTGACAGATAGTGATAATGATGTACAAGATGAAGACACtgaaaagaaatgttatatGCAATCACGGTTCTCACCAGTAACTGGTCAGAAGAGAGAAGCAATAAATGTTAAACAAGAAATAACCTGTAGGCCTAAACCGATAAAag CACGAATACCTTCAACAGGCATTGAAACTACGACGAAATATCATCATACTTCTATGGACAAAGGAGGAAGCGTTTCTGTTTTACCCAGCACATATCCTTATCATAGTCCTGTTAATCCAACTGGAGTATCAGGTTTTCAACCTACAGGTGGAGCTTTTATAACTATGCCAATATCTCCAAAAGTTATTAAACCAGAACCAGTAAAAAATGAACAACAGTATAGTACTCAATATAGTATGAGTAATTTGGTAGCAAGCATTCatgaaaatggaagaaatataCCTAAATTTACGGCTGCTCCGGTATTACATTCt CAGCCGTTGCAGTCTTTAGGCACTATTCTTCGCCCCCTTACTTCAGCTGTCCCTTATCAACCATCGTTCACTCTAACATTGCTCGATAACGATTTGGTGGCTGTTTCCAAACCGCAGCAGGGATCACAGTATCTTGGTCCAACACCACCTCATTCCCGGATGTATTGTGGATTTCATATACCTATTTCTG atgctGGCAATCGTAATATATCTTCCCAAGCTTTAGTTTCTGGCAATAAAATGGAAACCCAAAGTGTAATAGTGACCAAACCATATTCAGTTCCAACAACTTCCACTACATCAACTTATCGAGGAATCGGTCATCCAATAGCTCGTCTTGCAGAAcccgaaaaaaatgaaaatcaaatagGAAACAATCATGCCCAATTTTATg taaCTAATGTAAAATCTGatcaagaaagaaaagatactgtgaatattcttttatctgCTACAAATGATAAACATAAACAACCATCTACTCCACATACTCCTCATACACCTCTTAGTAATCATGGTAGTACTGAAATTCccacaaataaatcatattctaTGGATGAAACACAACCTAATGATATAGGTCCAAGTAAAGGTCCTTTTATGCTTGCTCCAACTCCAGCACAACTTGGTCGAGCACCGTTACAAAGGAGACAGTCAATgg caaTGCCTCCCACATCAAATGCAGGAGACCATGGGCCTTTGACTTCTCAACATTGTGATAATCGTCCACAAACGAACACATCTCAAGCTACAGAACAaatacaacaacaacaaaatttttcagaatctcATGCTTCGCCGTCACCATCTACCAAGAAGGGttcttttttcaagaaaaatgtcgAAGATGGAATGGACag agTTCTGGAGCAAgtaaatttccaagaaaaattcTCATCCTTACCAGAATTTAAACCAGAAGATATACAAAGTCCAAGTGCAATCAGTATCAATACAGTGGGTTCATCTGGTCATGGTTCAGTAGTAACATCTGGTTTACATCCATCAAATTTACAATCATCAATACAAATGCAAAGTTACAGAAAAAAATCCGCGCAAGGACCTCATAGGCCcacaa tgAATGAGGATGACATCGAATCAGATACATCAATATCTGCTACTCCAAAATCAACTTCTAGTGTCAAGTTGACAGGAAATACATTCTTTGGTCCAGATTTTAACGTTGATGCATATAGAACTAATACTGATCTAGTAGATGTTGATGCTAGTTCACCCAGAACACCAAAAACACCTGGAGGAGGTGCCGGAAATTCTGTAGGAATTGGCAGAAGTGAAAATGAACGAGGTCACAGGAAAGTACTAGAACAACGTCGACATCTTGtaatgcaattatttcaagaaCATGGTTACTTTCCTTCAACACAAGCTACTACAACTTTTCAAGCAAAACATTCAGATATATTTCCTAATAAGACAAGTTTGCAATTAAAGATTAGGGAGGTcagacaaaaattaaaagctaACTCTACACCTATGAGTGCTAACAGTCTAGTTAGTCCACTACCTGTTTCTGAATCTTCACCTAATATAACTG gacCATTGACTGCTCCTCCTACATCGATGGGAGCTCCACATTCACTGCCTGTAAGCAGTAGTGGTAGCTAG